In Helianthus annuus cultivar XRQ/B chromosome 8, HanXRQr2.0-SUNRISE, whole genome shotgun sequence, a single genomic region encodes these proteins:
- the LOC110873484 gene encoding uncharacterized protein LOC110873484: MAIAGLQRISSKLIRNPTLTIISRSSATTTSSSAKVSDRIVKLIAYDFDGQKREIVGLSGQTLLKALTNHNLIDPASHRLEDIDACSAECEVNIAEEWLGKLPPASYDEQYVLKRNARHRILNKHSRLGCQVVLTQEMQGMVVAVPEPKPWDTP, from the exons ATGGCGATCGCCGGACTCCAACGGATCTCATCCAAACTCATCCGCAACCCTACCCTCACCATCATCTCCCGCTCATCCGCAACCACCACATCTTCATCCGCCAAAGTCTCCGACCGAATCGTCAAACTCATCGCCTACGATTTCGACGGCCAGAAACGCGAGATCGTCGGTCTCTCCGGTCAAACTCTCCTCAAAGCCTTAACTAACCACAACCTCATCGATCCAGCTTCTCATCGGTTAGAAGACATCGACGCTTGTTCCGCTGAATGCGAG GTTAATATTGCTGAAGAGTGGCTCGGGAAGCTGCCACCAGCGAGTTATGACGAGCAGTATGTGTTGAAGAGGAATGCGAGGCATCGGATATTGAATAAGCATTCGAGGCTCGGGTGTCAGGTTGTGCTTACGCAGGAGATGCAGGGGATGGTTGTGGCGGTTCCTGAACCTAAGCCTTGGGATACTCCGTAA